CACGTAGGtagtaatatattaaacaaaagattgttatttatataagtttaatttacaataattccaaagttgaattatttttaactccTGCCAAGTATATGTCCTGGCTAtaacacaaaacatttaaactGTTTAAGGCCGATTTTGATCATAATTTTGGTACAGATTATTTTTCGAATAAATACCAAAATAGTGTGCTGTTGACAacacctttatttttattaccgaGTTGCCAAGTAATTAAATGTCTGTACGTGTCACTTGTCAGCTGGCActagatatttaatttaaggGTCCTGACAAacaatttaaactaatttttctattaaatcaaatgattataaattgcatttatttaagcaaacttttaaaataattttgttttttactataTCAAAATAGATGAACCAGATAGGtacctttttatttaatattggtaATTGGAAGAATTCACAATGAGATATGGACTGCAAATGATCGAATCTATAATACCTACAGAATGATCGACTTAGTTTAACTCCTTGGCTACACTCAATAGTCTCttattgtaggtaggtacctggAAAAAGAAATACCTATTCTTTTTTGCCGCTTTTGGGAAGGTTTTTTACTTGAACTCTACGTTCACAGTAACATGCTTCTGTTCCATCGATaacaatttgtaataataatatgatgctTTGTAGAAGATTGTTACctataataattagtaatacaCGTCAAACTTTCAACAATTGGTCTTAGTCGATAATCTTATTTAGTAACAAACTACAATATCTCTAGCTCACACGTCGACGTCATCGTGTCGGCCATATTCTTtccgacattttgacatttacctCCCGGTTTGTGAATTCGTATTGGAAAATCTTTCCTTGTAATTTTCAACATGGATGAAGAATACGACGCGATAGTTCTTGGAACTGGTTTGAAGGAGTGCATTCTCAGTGGAATGCTTTCCGTATCCGGGAAAAAGGTATTGCACATTGATCGTAATAAGTACTACGGTGGAGAATCTGCGTCAATTACCCCGTTAGAAGAATTGTTCGCAAAGTTCAACGCTCCGGCCCCGGATGAAACATACGGTCGAGGCCGCGACTGGAATGTAGATTTAATTCCTAAACTGCTGATGGCCAATGGCCTTCTCGTGAAGTTACTGATTCACACGGGTGTGACCCGATATTTGGAGTTCAAGTCGGTGGAAGGTAGCTATGTCTACAAGGGTGGAAAAATCTCTAAGGTTCCTGTCGATCAAAAGGAGGCCCTGGCATCTGATCTCATGGGCATGTTTGAGAAGAGGCGGTTCCGTAACTTCCTAATTTACGTTCAAGACTTCCAGGAGGATGACGCTAAGACCTGGAAAGACTTTGACCCAAGCCAGGCCAACATGCAGTCCCTCTATGACAAATTTGGTCTAGATAAGAACACTCAAGATTTCACTGGGCATGCTTTGGCCCTGTACCTCAATGATAACTACCTCCAGCAACCTGCCATCCAAACTATCCGGCGTATCAAACTGTACTCTGACTCTCTTGCTAGATATGGAAAGTCTCCTTACTTATATCCCATGTATGGTTTAGGTGAATTGCCCCAAGGCTTTGCTCGCCTGTCTGCTATCTATGGAGGCACTTACATGTTGGACAAACCTATTGATGAAATTGTTCTTGGAGAAGGAGGAAAGGTTGTTGGAGTGCGCTCAGGTAATGAAGTAGCTAAGTGTAAGCAAGTGTACTGTGACCCTAGCTATGTTCCTGACCGTGTCCGCAAGAAGGGTCAGGTGATCCGCTGCATCTGTTTGTTGGATCATCCCATACCTAACACAAAAGATGCTTTATCTACTCAGATCATCATTCCTCAGAAGCAAGTAGGCAGGCATTCTGATATCTATATATCGGTGGTTTCCTACACTCACCAAGTTGCTGCTAAAGGCTGGTTTATTGCTATGGTGTCTACAACTGTTGAGACTAAGGATCCTGAATCTGAAATTAAGCCTGGTCTAGATCTTCTAGGCCCCATCAGGCAGAAGTTTGTTTCTGTCACAGACTACTATGAACCCATTGATGATGGCACTCAGAGCCAAATCTTTGTATCTGAGTCATATGATGCTACTACACATTTTGAGACTACTTGCTTAGATGTgattaaaatatacaagtatGGCACAGGAGAAGACTTTGACTTCTCCAAAGTTAAAGTTGAACTTGGAGAGGAAGAACAatgaataatgataatattatgtcatatttatgtacattgcttgttaattttatatttgtttaagaactgttctggcaacaataacaatattctaTAGGGAAGTTGGGTTAATGATTTTTAAGAGCTTAGATGTATCAGCAGTAGAtcaagtattaataaataatgtatgtacaatGCTCCCAGTGGTTCCAAAAATGATTTATGCATTTTATtgccaaaaaaattataattatttaaaggaatttatactttatttaaggctgcttttaaaaaaataaagctatatGATCTGCACAAGTGGTAGGTTATTGTACCAGATGTTATGCATTCCAATTTGGTAATTGTTTGATTCTGTAACCATATCatacttgtaataatatgtcaaaatttatGAATGCTCATTATACCTATATGTTGTGTAAGATCAtgaataaaagttataattataaattgggttttattttcaaacaaactattagGTAAATAATGGAACATTtctcatatttttaacattaatatagTAGTTCTGtttaataacaacaatttatatTGACTAGAGCCATGAATCAAATTTACCAACTCAAAACATACTGAATTGCAAACAAATGATCATTTCTGCatccaataaaaaagtaatcacCATATGCTACTGGAGATGAAAAGGTCTCATTTGGTAATTGATACTCTTCTATTACATTGCCAGTTTCTGAATCAATGACACATAATTTTCCACTATTTGAAGCAGCCAGTAAATGTTTGTCGTCCAAACTACATGGAGTGGAGTAAACAGGAGATGCGAGTTGAGCTTTCCATAGCAAAGTTGGTTGAAAATTCTTTATGCAGAGACTATACACCATCTTGTCGTGGCATCCAAACACAATTTGCCATTTAATCTTATCTACTCGTTTTATGTACAGTGacgaaaatatatttccttttgCCCCTTGATACCTCCAGATCTgtaacaaatttatattatacgaTTCGTGAACTGTTTCGCTATGATAtcattatgttttgtttaaaagatatatttttaaaagttagtaTCACAACTCATTAATTTGCTTATCTGTAATGTACTTATAACGAAgttgatgataataataaattttgatgcGTGACTAACTCCCGGCTATCTAGAGTTAGACTGAAAATCGCTTTCAACTCGATACTGACCTTGATACCCTTCTCAACAGTCCTGCAGTGAATATCGCCGCCAACTTCGGCAAATACAACGTATTTGTCTTCATCGTAGAGGGCAGGGCTGGCGAACACAGGGCTAGAGAGTGTCCCGCGCCACGTCACCACATTCGTATCAACGTGTATGCTTGCGCATACGCCTGATAACGTGCCCAACAGAACATACTCATTTTTAGCTAGCACCAGGTCCGCTGATATGCCTTGCTCGCAAATGTTTATCGTCTTCATTACGGTACCAGTCTGAAAAGagataatgtttttaaagtacctacttatatcaGTATAGTATTAAAATCAGAGTATCAGCATCATGTTCTATTCCAGCAATAAGTAAAGCTAGACATTATCtactaaataattaacataattgcGGACTATCTAACTGGTCAGGAGGAATGCGTACCG
Above is a window of Anticarsia gemmatalis isolate Benzon Research Colony breed Stoneville strain chromosome 7, ilAntGemm2 primary, whole genome shotgun sequence DNA encoding:
- the Gdi gene encoding GDP dissociation inhibitor is translated as MDEEYDAIVLGTGLKECILSGMLSVSGKKVLHIDRNKYYGGESASITPLEELFAKFNAPAPDETYGRGRDWNVDLIPKLLMANGLLVKLLIHTGVTRYLEFKSVEGSYVYKGGKISKVPVDQKEALASDLMGMFEKRRFRNFLIYVQDFQEDDAKTWKDFDPSQANMQSLYDKFGLDKNTQDFTGHALALYLNDNYLQQPAIQTIRRIKLYSDSLARYGKSPYLYPMYGLGELPQGFARLSAIYGGTYMLDKPIDEIVLGEGGKVVGVRSGNEVAKCKQVYCDPSYVPDRVRKKGQVIRCICLLDHPIPNTKDALSTQIIIPQKQVGRHSDIYISVVSYTHQVAAKGWFIAMVSTTVETKDPESEIKPGLDLLGPIRQKFVSVTDYYEPIDDGTQSQIFVSESYDATTHFETTCLDVIKIYKYGTGEDFDFSKVKVELGEEEQ